One genomic window of Pseudokineococcus lusitanus includes the following:
- the whiG gene encoding RNA polymerase sigma factor WhiG — MTERTTPAADGAGGTAPAPRAGRRPPPSPEAEEAVRRLWVTFKETGDAGVRERLILHYSPLVKFVAGRVGVGLPSNVEQADLVSYGVFGLIDAIEKYDLERAIKFETYAIQRIRGAIIDELRALDWIPRSVRSKAREVEKTYAELEATLHRTPTEPEVAAKMGIPLKDLHHIFSQVSYVNLVALDELMSGGDKGGDGGGGLSLGDTLEDTSAEDPVMAFEGEETKFLLARAIDQLSEREKIVVTLYYYEGMTLAEIGRVLGVTESRICQMHSKAVLQLRTKLADVS; from the coding sequence GTGACCGAGCGGACGACGCCCGCGGCGGACGGTGCCGGGGGCACCGCGCCCGCGCCCCGCGCCGGCCGGCGACCCCCGCCCTCGCCCGAGGCCGAGGAGGCCGTCCGCCGGCTCTGGGTGACCTTCAAGGAGACCGGTGACGCCGGCGTCCGCGAGCGGCTGATCCTCCACTACTCGCCGCTCGTCAAGTTCGTCGCCGGCCGCGTCGGCGTGGGCCTGCCGTCCAACGTCGAGCAGGCGGACCTCGTCAGCTACGGCGTCTTCGGCCTCATCGACGCCATCGAGAAGTACGACCTCGAACGGGCCATCAAGTTCGAGACCTACGCGATCCAGCGCATCCGCGGCGCCATCATCGACGAGCTGCGCGCCCTCGACTGGATCCCCCGCTCGGTGCGGAGCAAGGCCCGCGAGGTGGAGAAGACCTACGCCGAGCTCGAGGCGACGCTGCACCGCACGCCCACCGAGCCCGAGGTCGCGGCGAAGATGGGCATCCCGCTCAAGGACCTCCACCACATCTTCAGCCAGGTCTCCTACGTCAACCTCGTCGCGCTGGACGAGCTGATGTCCGGCGGCGACAAGGGCGGCGACGGCGGCGGCGGCCTCTCCCTCGGCGACACGCTCGAGGACACCTCGGCCGAGGACCCCGTCATGGCGTTCGAGGGCGAGGAGACGAAGTTCCTCCTCGCCCGCGCCATCGACCAGCTGTCCGAGCGGGAGAAGATCGTCGTCACGCTCTACTACTACGAGGGGATGACGCTGGCCGAGATCGGCCGCGTCCTCGGCGTCACCGAGTCCCGCATCTGCCAGATGCACTCCAAGGCCGTGCTGCAGCTGCGCACCAAGCTGGCCGACGTCAGCTGA
- a CDS encoding peptidoglycan DD-metalloendopeptidase family protein, producing the protein MPTGRWSWPLAPEPRVVRGFDPPARRWLAGHRGVDLAATPGSAVVSPVDGEVVWARRVVDRGVVVVLGPGGRRATLEPVDASVAVGDRVARGQRLGTLAAGHCPGGCLHWGVREGTGPRAAYLDPLALLGPAAPPVLLPLPRGPRLS; encoded by the coding sequence GTGCCGACCGGTCGATGGTCGTGGCCCCTCGCGCCGGAGCCCCGCGTCGTCCGCGGCTTCGACCCGCCGGCGCGACGGTGGCTCGCGGGGCACCGCGGCGTCGACCTCGCGGCCACGCCCGGGAGCGCCGTCGTGTCGCCCGTCGACGGCGAGGTGGTGTGGGCCCGCCGGGTCGTCGACCGCGGGGTCGTCGTCGTCCTCGGGCCGGGGGGACGGCGCGCGACCCTCGAGCCGGTGGACGCGTCCGTGGCCGTCGGCGACCGGGTCGCCCGCGGTCAGCGCCTCGGCACGCTCGCGGCCGGCCACTGCCCCGGCGGCTGCCTCCACTGGGGCGTGCGCGAGGGCACCGGCCCACGGGCGGCCTACCTCGACCCGTTGGCGCTGCTGGGCCCGGCGGCCCCGCCGGTGCTCCTGCCGCTGCCGCGCGGGCCGCGCCTCAGCTGA
- a CDS encoding tyrosine recombinase XerC yields MGEPTQTAVRADPSSSVLPVEDERLLERFAEHLTHERGRSAHTVRAYLGDVRSLLGAVAAAGGGEERGSLARGLDLAGLRAWLASDVTTGGRAARVPARSTTARRAASARTFTAWLLRTGEVAVDPALRLRSPRRPASLPAVLSAAGAADVLTTAARAAEGGDPAALRDVAALELLYATGIRVGELVGLDVDDVDRHRLTVRVLGKGAKERVVPYGRPAQDALDAWLARGRPALAVDGSGPALLLGARGGRWDQRSARRVVGRTAATSGNNVSREVTPHTLRHSTATHLLDGGADLRTVQELLGHASLSTTQLYTHVSVERLRSGYHQAHPRA; encoded by the coding sequence GTGGGGGAGCCGACGCAGACCGCCGTGCGCGCGGACCCGTCCTCCTCGGTGCTCCCGGTCGAGGACGAGCGCCTCCTCGAGCGCTTCGCGGAGCACCTCACGCACGAGCGCGGCCGCTCGGCCCACACCGTCCGCGCGTACCTCGGCGACGTGCGGTCCCTGCTCGGCGCGGTCGCCGCGGCGGGGGGCGGCGAGGAGCGGGGGAGCCTGGCCCGGGGCCTCGACCTCGCGGGGCTGCGCGCGTGGCTGGCCTCGGACGTGACGACCGGCGGGCGGGCCGCCCGGGTCCCCGCGCGGTCGACGACGGCGCGGCGGGCCGCGTCGGCCCGCACCTTCACCGCGTGGCTGCTCCGGACGGGTGAGGTCGCCGTCGACCCCGCGCTGCGCCTGCGCTCGCCGCGGCGCCCGGCCTCGCTGCCCGCCGTGCTCAGCGCCGCCGGCGCGGCCGACGTCCTCACGACGGCGGCACGTGCCGCCGAGGGCGGCGACCCGGCCGCCCTGCGCGACGTCGCCGCGCTGGAGCTGCTCTACGCCACGGGGATCCGGGTCGGGGAGCTCGTGGGGCTCGACGTCGACGACGTCGACCGGCACCGCCTCACCGTGCGGGTGCTCGGCAAGGGCGCGAAGGAGCGCGTGGTCCCGTACGGCCGCCCGGCGCAGGACGCCCTCGACGCGTGGCTGGCCCGCGGGCGCCCGGCGCTCGCCGTCGACGGCAGCGGTCCCGCGCTCCTCCTGGGGGCCCGCGGCGGCCGGTGGGACCAGCGCTCGGCGCGGCGGGTCGTGGGGCGGACGGCCGCGACCTCCGGGAACAACGTGTCACGAGAGGTCACTCCCCATACGCTGCGTCACAGCACGGCCACGCACCTGCTCGACGGAGGGGCCGACCTCAGGACCGTCCAAGAGCTGCTGGGCCACGCCAGCCTGTCCACCACCCAGCTGTACACCCACGTGTCGGTCGAGCGGCTCCGCTCCGGCTACCACCAGGCGCACCCCCGTGCGTAG
- a CDS encoding YraN family protein, which produces MRAKDAVGRYGEQVAVAHLERAGMEVVARNWRAPSSPGGVRGELDVVAREGGTLVAVEVKTRRCGADGLPGAGHPFEAVTPAKAARVRRLLVAFADATGERAAALRVDAVAVLRPARGAARVEHLRGVA; this is translated from the coding sequence GTGCGCGCGAAGGACGCGGTGGGGCGCTACGGCGAGCAGGTGGCCGTGGCGCACCTGGAGCGGGCCGGGATGGAGGTGGTCGCCCGGAACTGGCGGGCGCCGTCGTCGCCCGGCGGGGTGCGCGGCGAGCTCGACGTCGTCGCCCGGGAGGGCGGGACGCTCGTCGCCGTCGAGGTGAAGACGCGGCGGTGCGGCGCCGACGGGCTGCCCGGGGCGGGGCACCCCTTCGAGGCGGTGACGCCGGCCAAGGCGGCCCGGGTGCGACGGCTGCTCGTCGCCTTCGCGGACGCCACGGGCGAGCGGGCGGCGGCCCTGCGGGTCGACGCCGTGGCGGTGCTGCGCCCCGCGCGCGGCGCCGCCCGCGTCGAGCACCTCCGCGGGGTGGCGTGA
- the dprA gene encoding DNA-processing protein DprA, with amino-acid sequence MSGDGRPAAAWAGEDRWARAAWSRLAEPGDAVADALRSALGPVAALDVVLGGNADGPETERLGTPRARAALRTGLQRWRPRLDGLDPRRDAEVVARLGGRVLVPGDEEWPERLADLGEACPPCLWVRGGGSAAALARRSVALVGARASTPYGEHVTAELAAGLVERGVAVLSGGAFGIDAAAHRAALAVGGRTAAVLACGVDRAYPVAHEALLGRVAEDGVVLTEQAPGAAPTRWRFLERNRLIAAASGAVVLVEAAWRSGALSTATRAAGLLRPLGAVPGPVTSATSAGCHRVMRELQATCVTEASEVLELLEAPSGAAVDVPERRRLSGRRRPLDGLEGDDLRVADALPVRRGAPVAAVARAAGVDERTAAAALGRLVLGGHAEEVGADERGSLWRRT; translated from the coding sequence GTGAGCGGCGACGGGCGGCCGGCGGCGGCGTGGGCGGGGGAGGACCGGTGGGCCAGGGCGGCGTGGAGCCGTCTCGCGGAGCCGGGCGACGCCGTCGCCGACGCCCTCCGGTCCGCGCTCGGGCCGGTCGCGGCGCTCGACGTCGTCCTCGGCGGCAACGCCGACGGGCCGGAGACCGAGCGGCTGGGCACCCCGCGGGCCCGGGCGGCGCTCCGGACGGGGCTGCAGCGGTGGCGGCCGCGGCTCGACGGCCTCGACCCGCGGCGGGACGCCGAGGTCGTCGCCCGGCTGGGCGGCCGCGTCCTCGTGCCGGGGGACGAGGAGTGGCCGGAGCGGCTCGCGGACCTCGGCGAGGCCTGCCCGCCGTGCCTGTGGGTCCGCGGTGGTGGCTCGGCGGCGGCGCTCGCCCGGCGGTCCGTCGCGCTCGTCGGGGCGCGGGCGTCCACGCCCTACGGCGAGCACGTCACGGCCGAGCTGGCCGCCGGCCTCGTGGAGCGGGGCGTGGCCGTCCTCTCCGGCGGGGCCTTCGGCATCGACGCCGCCGCCCACCGGGCCGCCCTCGCGGTCGGGGGGCGGACGGCCGCGGTGCTCGCCTGCGGCGTCGACCGGGCGTACCCGGTGGCGCACGAGGCGCTGCTCGGCCGCGTGGCCGAGGACGGGGTCGTCCTCACCGAGCAGGCGCCGGGCGCGGCCCCGACGCGGTGGCGCTTCCTCGAGCGCAACCGGCTCATCGCGGCGGCCTCCGGCGCCGTCGTCCTCGTCGAGGCGGCGTGGCGCTCCGGCGCGCTGAGCACCGCCACGCGCGCCGCCGGCCTCCTGCGCCCGCTGGGCGCGGTGCCCGGCCCCGTCACGTCCGCGACCTCGGCGGGCTGCCACCGGGTCATGCGCGAGCTGCAGGCCACGTGCGTCACGGAGGCGTCGGAGGTGCTCGAGCTGCTCGAGGCCCCGTCGGGCGCCGCGGTCGACGTGCCCGAGCGGCGCCGCCTGTCCGGGCGCCGCCGGCCGCTCGACGGCCTGGAGGGCGACGACCTCCGCGTCGCGGACGCGCTGCCGGTGCGGCGGGGCGCGCCGGTCGCCGCGGTGGCGCGGGCCGCCGGCGTGGACGAGCGCACGGCCGCGGCGGCCCTCGGCCGGCTGGTCCTGGGCGGGCACGCCGAGGAGGTGGGGGCCGACGAGCGGGGGTCGCTGTGGCGGCGGACGTGA
- a CDS encoding YifB family Mg chelatase-like AAA ATPase — MGLGATRGISLVGLSGAVVDVEAFVTPGLPAFVVTGLPDTSLGQARDRVRAALAGIGCGLPSRRVVVGLSPASLPKQGSGFDLAVAVAVLAAEGVLDRDVVRGWVHLGELGLDGRLRPVRGVLPAVVAAVAAGLPRVVVPAENAAEAELVPGARVRGARSLADVVRGHGGEVDDGADPPDVDEPSAAAAPAAGRPAPDLADVVGQAEARRAVEVAAAGGHHLLLLGPPGAGKTMLAARLPGLLPDLDDTEAVEVTAVHSVAGTFDATGGLLRRPPFEDPHHTATAPAVIGGGSGVVRPGAASRAHRGVLFLDEAPEFRADVLEALRQPLEQGSLVVARAGGSARYPARFQLVMAANPCPCGQASGKGDACSCAPVARRRYLARLSGPLLDRVDLQVEVAAPTRVALATAGGEETTAVVAARVATARAAQAERLRGTGARCNGEAPGPLLRGALRRPPDVVHDLDVALDGGRLTVRGYDRVLRTAWTLADLEGAAAPDRDHVGAALLLRLRGRAVAA; from the coding sequence ATGGGGCTCGGGGCGACGCGCGGCATCTCGCTCGTGGGGCTGTCCGGTGCGGTCGTCGACGTCGAGGCCTTCGTCACGCCCGGCCTCCCGGCCTTCGTCGTCACGGGGCTGCCGGACACCTCGCTCGGCCAGGCGCGCGACCGGGTGCGGGCCGCCCTGGCCGGCATCGGCTGCGGCCTGCCGTCGCGGCGGGTCGTCGTGGGCCTGTCGCCCGCGTCCCTGCCGAAGCAGGGCTCCGGCTTCGACCTGGCCGTCGCCGTCGCGGTCCTCGCCGCGGAGGGCGTCCTCGACCGCGACGTCGTGCGCGGCTGGGTGCACCTCGGCGAGCTGGGCCTCGACGGACGGCTGCGTCCCGTTCGCGGCGTCCTGCCCGCCGTGGTGGCGGCCGTCGCCGCCGGGCTGCCGCGCGTCGTCGTCCCGGCCGAGAACGCGGCCGAGGCCGAGCTCGTGCCGGGGGCGCGCGTGCGCGGGGCGCGCTCCCTCGCGGACGTCGTCCGCGGCCACGGCGGCGAGGTGGACGACGGCGCGGACCCGCCGGACGTCGACGAGCCGTCCGCCGCCGCCGCTCCCGCGGCGGGCCGGCCGGCCCCGGACCTGGCCGACGTCGTCGGCCAGGCGGAGGCCCGGCGGGCCGTCGAGGTGGCGGCCGCCGGCGGGCACCACCTGCTCCTGCTCGGACCCCCGGGCGCCGGCAAGACGATGCTGGCGGCGCGGCTGCCGGGCCTGCTGCCCGACCTCGACGACACCGAGGCCGTCGAGGTCACGGCCGTCCACTCCGTCGCCGGCACCTTCGACGCGACCGGGGGGCTGCTGCGGCGCCCGCCCTTCGAGGACCCGCACCACACGGCCACGGCCCCGGCCGTCATCGGGGGCGGCAGCGGCGTCGTCCGGCCCGGGGCCGCCTCGCGCGCCCACCGGGGCGTGCTCTTCCTCGACGAGGCGCCCGAGTTCCGCGCCGACGTCCTCGAGGCCCTGCGCCAGCCGCTGGAGCAGGGCTCCCTCGTCGTGGCCCGTGCCGGCGGCTCGGCGCGGTACCCGGCGCGCTTCCAGCTCGTCATGGCGGCCAACCCCTGCCCGTGCGGGCAGGCGTCGGGCAAGGGGGACGCGTGCAGCTGCGCCCCCGTGGCGCGCCGCCGGTACCTCGCCCGGCTCTCCGGCCCGCTGCTCGACCGGGTGGACCTCCAGGTCGAGGTGGCGGCGCCCACCCGCGTCGCCCTCGCCACGGCCGGAGGGGAGGAGACGACCGCCGTCGTCGCGGCCCGGGTCGCCACCGCCCGTGCCGCGCAGGCGGAGCGGCTGCGGGGGACCGGCGCCCGGTGCAACGGCGAGGCGCCCGGGCCGCTCCTGCGCGGGGCGCTGCGCCGTCCGCCGGACGTCGTCCACGACCTCGACGTCGCGCTCGACGGCGGGCGCCTGACGGTCCGCGGCTACGACCGCGTGCTGCGGACGGCGTGGACGCTGGCGGACCTCGAGGGCGCCGCCGCGCCGGACCGCGACCACGTGGGCGCCGCGCTCCTGCTGCGGCTGCGCGGACGGGCGGTGGCGGCGTGA
- a CDS encoding DUF2469 domain-containing protein produces MSAEDLEDYETEMELALYREYRDVVGLFAYVVETERRFYLANSVDLVPRSTDGEVWFELTLTDAWVWDVYRSARFVKQVRVVTFKDVNVEELAKADLEVPET; encoded by the coding sequence GTGAGCGCCGAGGACCTCGAGGACTACGAGACCGAGATGGAGCTCGCGCTCTACCGCGAGTACCGCGACGTCGTCGGCCTCTTCGCCTACGTCGTCGAGACGGAGCGCCGCTTCTACCTCGCGAACTCCGTCGACCTCGTGCCGCGCAGCACCGACGGCGAGGTCTGGTTCGAGCTCACGCTCACCGACGCCTGGGTGTGGGACGTCTACCGCTCCGCCCGCTTCGTGAAGCAGGTCCGCGTGGTGACCTTCAAGGACGTCAACGTCGAGGAGCTGGCCAAGGCCGACCTCGAGGTCCCCGAGACCTGA